In one window of Flavobacterium ginsengisoli DNA:
- a CDS encoding DUF1090 domain-containing protein, with product MKVKTILTILLFTISFVGFSQSNCTTLKGCERKLCELNTKLVTAKKAGNQNQIKGVEKAIAQTKKNCTTKTVNKDLDKKVKEKQQEVNERTAELNKAIKDNESKEKIDKKRKKLNEAKADLNKALAEQKTK from the coding sequence AACGATATTAACTATACTTCTTTTTACCATTTCTTTTGTTGGATTTTCTCAAAGTAACTGCACCACTTTAAAAGGATGCGAAAGAAAATTATGTGAATTAAATACAAAATTAGTCACTGCGAAAAAAGCTGGAAATCAAAATCAGATAAAAGGTGTTGAAAAGGCTATTGCGCAAACCAAGAAAAACTGCACTACAAAAACAGTGAATAAAGATCTTGACAAAAAAGTAAAAGAGAAACAGCAAGAAGTAAATGAAAGAACAGCCGAGTTGAACAAAGCTATTAAAGACAATGAAAGCAAAGAAAAAATCGACAAAAAAAGGAAAAAGCTAAATGAGGCTAAAGCAGATTTGAATAAAGCTTTGGCGGAACAGAAAACCAAATAA